A genomic window from Macaca thibetana thibetana isolate TM-01 chromosome 16, ASM2454274v1, whole genome shotgun sequence includes:
- the FZD2 gene encoding frizzled-2 translates to MRPRSALPRLLLPLLLLPAAGPAQFHGEKGISIPDHGFCQPISIPLCTDIAYNQTIMPNLLGHTNQEDAGLEVHQFYPLVKVQCSPELRFFLCSMYAPVCTVLEQAIPPCRSICERARQGCEALMNKFGFQWPERLRCEHFPRHGAEQICVGQNHSEDGAPALLTTAPPPGLQPGAGGTPGGPGGGGAPPRYATLEHPFHCPRVLKVPSYLSYKFLGERDCAAPCEPARPDGSMFFSQEETRFARLWILTWSVLCCASTFFTVTTYLVDMQRFRYPERPIIFLSGCYTMVSVAYIAGFVLQERVVCNERFSEDGYRTVVQGTKKEGCTILFMMLYFFSMASSIWWVILSLTWFLAAGMKWGHEAIEANSQYFHLAAWAVPAVKTITILAMGQIDGDLLSGVCFVGLNSLDPLRGFVLAPLFVYLFIGTSFLLAGFVSLFRIRTIMKHDGTKTEKLERLMVRIGVFSVLYTVPATIVIACYFYEQAFREHWERSWVSQHCKSLAIPCPAHYTPRMSPDFTVYMIKYLMTLIVGITSGFWIWSGKTLHSWRKFYTRLTNSRHGETTV, encoded by the coding sequence ATGCGGCCCCGCAGCGCCCTGCCCCgcctgctgctgccgctgctgctgctgcccgcCGCGGGGCCGGCCCAGTTCCACGGGGAGAAGGGCATCTCCATCCCGGACCACGGCTTCTGCCAGCCCATCTCCATCCCGCTGTGCACGGACATCGCCTACAACCAGACCATCATGCCCAACCTTCTGGGCCACACGAACCAGGAGGACGCAGGCCTGGAGGTGCACCAGTTCTATCCGCTGGTGAAGGTGCAGTGCTCGCCCGAACTGCGCTTCTTCCTGTGCTCCATGTACGCACCCGTGTGCACCGTGCTGGAACAGGCCATACCGCCGTGCCGCTCTATCTGCGAGCGCGCGCGCCAGGGCTGCGAGGCGCTCATGAACAAGTTCGGTTTTCAGTGGCCGGAGCGCCTGCGCTGCGAGCACTTCCCGCGCCACGGCGCGGAGCAGATCTGCGTGGGCCAGAACCACTCCGAGGACGGAGCGCCCGCGCTGCTCACCACCGCGCCGCCACCGGGACTGCAGCCGGGAGCCGGGGGCACCCCGGGCGgcccgggcggcggcggcgctcCCCCGCGCTACGCCACGCTGGAGCACCCCTTCCACTGCCCGCGCGTCCTCAAGGTGCCATCCTATCTCAGCTACAAGTTTCTGGGCGAGCGTGATTGTGCTGCGCCCTGCGAACCCGCACGGCCCGATGGTTCCATGTTCTTCTCACAGGAGGAGACGCGTTTCGCGCGCCTCTGGATCCTCACCTGGTCGGTGCTGTGCTGCGCTTCCACCTTCTTCACTGTCACCACTTACTTGGTAGACATGCAGCGCTTCCGCTACCCAGAGCGGCCTATCATTTTTCTGTCGGGCTGCTACACCATGGTGTCGGTGGCCTACATCGCGGGCTTCGTGCTCCAGGAGCGCGTGGTGTGCAATGAGCGCTTCTCCGAGGACGGTTACCGCACGGTGGTGCAGGGCACCAAGAAGGAGGGCTGCACCATCCTCTTCATGATGCTCTATTTCTTCAGCATGGCCAGCTCCATCTGGTGGGTCATCCTGTCGCTCACCTGGTTCCTGGCAGCCGGCATGAAGTGGGGCCACGAGGCCATCGAGGCCAACTCGCAGTACTTCCACCTGGCCGCCTGGGCCGTGCCGGCCGTCAAGACCATCACCATCCTGGCCATGGGCCAGATCGACGGCGACCTGCTGAGCGGCGTGTGCTTTGTGGGCCTCAACAGCCTGGACCCGCTGCGGGGCTTCGTGCTAGCGCCGCTCTTCGTGTACCTGTTCATCGGCACGTCCTTCCTCCTGGCCGGCTTCGTGTCGCTCTTCCGCATCCGCACCATCATGAAGCACGACGGCACGAAGACCGAGAAGCTGGAGCGGCTCATGGTGCGCATCGGCGTCTTCTCTGTGCTCTACACGGTGCCCGCCACCATCGTCATCGCCTGCTACTTCTACGAGCAGGCCTTCCGCGAGCACTGGGAGCGCTCGTGGGTGAGCCAGCACTGCAAGAGCCTGGCCATCCCTTGCCCGGCGCACTACACGCCGCGCATGTCGCCCGACTTCACGGTCTACATGATCAAATACCTCATGACGCTCATCGTGGGCATCACATCGGGCTTCTGGATCTGGTCGGGCAAGACGCTGCACTCGTGGAGGAAGTTCTACACTCGCCTCACCAACAGCCGGCACGGCGAGACCACCGTGTAA